From Pseudopipra pipra isolate bDixPip1 chromosome 13, bDixPip1.hap1, whole genome shotgun sequence, a single genomic window includes:
- the UTP14A gene encoding LOW QUALITY PROTEIN: U3 small nucleolar RNA-associated protein 14 homolog A (The sequence of the model RefSeq protein was modified relative to this genomic sequence to represent the inferred CDS: deleted 1 base in 1 codon), giving the protein MATVTCRGRALRRGAQVRRDTRRRFAAVPACGAMAEQQDPQDPQDTVAAAAESGSESEDGEDGERRHRRLLEAISALSGRKRRKLAERSEAGGQVSEFNVTCKGAGEKLVLSELLKPIRPKSALSSVRKELARVKRKAAVELPLSKEEAKRVVREAAYVTTSKDVGKWQQVVLQNRRAEQLVFPLRQDIPTVTPLERVTSAWKARTPLEQEIFGLLHKTQQPITDPLLTPEETASLKAMSLEEARRRRAELQKARAVQSYYEAKARREKRIKSKKYHRVLKKSRRRQALKEFEQLHKSDPAAALARLEELEQLRMQERMSLKHQNKGKWARSRAIMAKYDLEARKAMQEQLARNKELMQKVQVEPPEEEPCEVPEEDTAAVPIPTGVSTANPWMLGKPSAPAPEPEAQEGPRDGTVPGAAESKEEIEEEEEEELSEEEALLQDFEQKRQARQERAGSPEGHGAGETEASAERLGDSPIPPFCAEEPVSTGPEPPPQAQEQLLLSEQLRRVQTMEDVEGLAKEEPVEEQEKPVAPRAGKQVQQQKERTSGDRHAEKKPDKKMISLEAVLDGKPQEMDCPSLPVVVEEEEGGIDQRGMITEAFAGDDVVADFHREKRKAEEAAKPQPVNLVLPGWGEWGGTGLRPSAKKVKRFLLKPPPAPPRKDQHMPHVIISEKRNIHAAAHQVSELPFPFERHQQFEQSIRTPVGTTWNTQRAFQKLTAPHVVTRAGHIIQPISAEDVPDTAPSSGASPREEALPRGRALSRRRPHRKAR; this is encoded by the exons ATGGCAACCGTGACGTGCCGCGGGCGCGCTTTGCGGCGGGGCGCGCAGGTCCGGCGCGACACTCGGCGGCGCTTTGCGGCAGTGCCGGCGTGC GGAGCCATGGCGGAGCAGCAGGACCCGCAGGACCCGCAGGACacggtggcggcggcggccgagaGCGGCAGCGAGAGCGAGGACGGG GAGGATGGAGAGCGACGGCACCGGCGGCTCCTGGAGGCGATCAGCGCCCTGTCCGGACGGAAACG GCGGAAGCTGGCGGAGCGCTCCGAGGCGGGCGGGCAGGTGTCCGAGTTCAATGTCACCTGCAAAG GTGCTGGCGAGAAGCTGGTTCTGTCGGAGCTGCTGAAGCCCATCCGCCCCAAATCTGCCCTGAGCAGCGTGAGGAAGGAGCTGGCCAGGGTGAAGCGGAAGGCGGCAGTGGAGCTGCCGCTGAGCAAGGAGGAGGCTAAGAGG GTGGTGAGGGAGGCTGCCTACGTCACCACCTCGAAGGATGTAGGGAAGTGGCAGCAGGTGGTCCTTCAGAACCGGCGCGCGGAGCAGCTGGTGTTCCCCCTGCGGCAGGACATCCCCACGGTGACGCCTCTGGAGAGGGTGACGTCGGCCTGGAAg GCCCGGACTCCACTGGAGCAGGAGATCTTTGGATTGCTCCACAAGACACAGCAGCCCATCACAGACCCGCTGCTGACACCGGAGGAGACGGCCTCGCTGAAGGCCATGAGCTTGGAGGAG gcccggcggcggcgggcagagctgcagaaggCACGGGCTGTGCAGTCCTACTACGAGGCCAAGGCTCGGCGAGAGAAGAGGATCAAGAGCAAGAA GTACCATCGTGTGCTGAAGAAGAGCAGGAGGCGCCAGGCCCTGAAGGAGTTCGAGCAGCTGCACAAGTCGGACCCTGCAGCCGCCTTGGCacggctggaggagctggagcagctcaggatGCAG GAACGGATGAGCCTTAAACACCAGAACAAGGGAAAGTGGGCCCGATCCAGGGCCATTATGGCCAAGTATGACCTGGAG GCCCGCAAGGCCATGCAGGAACAGCTGGCCAGGAACAAGGAGCTGATGCAGAAGGTGCAGGTGGAGCCACCTGAGGAGGAGCCGTGCGAGGTGCCCGAAGAGGATACTGCAGCCGTGCCCATCCCCACCGGGGTCAGCACGGCTAATCCCTGGATGCTGGGCAAGCCCAGCGCCCCGGCCCCAGAGCCTGAGGCACAGGAGGGTCCCAGAGATGGCACAGTGCCTGGTGCTGCAGAGAGCAAGGAGGAgattgaggaggaggaagaggaggagctgtCAGAGGAGGAAGCTCTGCTACAAGACTTTGAGCAGAAGCGGCAGGCACGACAGGAGCGGGCAGGGAGCCCTGAAGGGCACG GTGCTGGTGAGACTGAGGCCAGTGCTGAGCGGCTGGGGGACAGCCCCATCCCCCCGTTCTGTGCTGAGGAGCCGGTGAGCACGGGGCCGGAGCCGCCCCCTcaggcccaggagcagctcctgctctcagaGCAGCTGCGCCGTGTGCAGACCATGGAGGATGTGGAGGGTCTGGCCAAGGAGGAGCCTGTGGAAGAGCAGGAGAAGCCAGTGGCCCCGAGAGCAGGGAAGCaagtgcagcagcagaaggaaagaacGTCTGGGGACAGACATGCcgaaaaaaaaccagacaagaaGATGATCAGCCTGGAGGCTGTACTGGATGGGAAGCCCCAGGAGATGGACTGCCCAAGCCTACCTGTGGTCGTGGAGGAAGAG GAGGGTGGCATCGACCAGCGTGGGATGATCACGGAGGCCTTTGCTGGGGACGACGTGGTCGCCGACTTCCACCGGGAGAAGCGCAAGGCCGAGGAGGCAGCGAAGCCGCAGCCGGTGAACCtggtgctgccaggctggggcgAGTGGGGCGGCACCGGGCTCCGGCCCAGCGCCAAGAAGGTCAAGAG GTTCCTGCTCAAGCCGCCGCCGGCGCCTCCCCGGAAGGACCAGCACATGCCCCACGTCATCATCAGCGAGAAGCGCAACATCCACGCGGCAGCACATCAG GTCAGTGAGCTGCCCTTCCCCTTCGAGCGGCACCAGCAATTCGAGCAGAGCATACGGACGCCCGTGGGCACCACGTGGAACACACAGCGTGCCTTCCAGAAGCTGACAGCCCCTCACGTAGTCACCCGTGCCGGCCACATCATCCAGCCCATCTCGGCTGAGGATGTCCCAGACACGGCCCCCAGCAGTGGGGccagccccagggaggaggCACTGCCCCGGGGACGGGCACTGTCCCGGCGCCGCCCGCACCGCAAAGCGCGGTAA